A genomic segment from Pyrodictium occultum encodes:
- a CDS encoding DNA replication complex GINS family protein: MGKDRLSLMLKISEIAYKLRPVRVMVLRDEKPFTVDGQKVELQKGIEMEVPYWLSRVLIEEEVANTTEMPITIEDIARVHFSALSARTPADLEPLPQNFYRNVKDLIESLEERIRRELNPALLEEKQKAIQYLAEIVDKRLLIMLQSLRSPTAIAEVSSKLAPEEAMLLETLYKTIEEWKRNILPEHQ, translated from the coding sequence ATGGGCAAGGACAGGCTTAGCCTCATGTTGAAGATCTCCGAGATAGCGTATAAACTCCGGCCAGTACGCGTAATGGTGCTCCGGGACGAGAAGCCGTTCACCGTCGACGGGCAGAAGGTGGAGCTGCAAAAGGGCATAGAGATGGAAGTACCCTATTGGCTATCAAGAGTACTTATAGAGGAGGAAGTCGCCAACACTACCGAGATGCCAATAACCATAGAGGATATAGCCCGTGTGCACTTCTCCGCGCTAAGCGCCAGAACGCCAGCCGACCTGGAGCCCCTGCCCCAGAACTTCTACAGGAATGTAAAGGATCTCATAGAGAGCCTCGAGGAGAGGATTAGACGCGAGCTGAACCCCGCCCTACTGGAGGAGAAGCAGAAGGCGATCCAGTACCTGGCCGAGATTGTGGACAAGAGGCTCCTCATAATGCTTCAGAGCTTGAGAAGCCCCACCGCGATAGCTGAGGTCTCATCAAAGCTAGCCCCAGAGGAGGCTATGCTCCTCGAGACGTTATATAAGACCATCGAGGAGTGGAAGCGTAACATACTGCCAGAGCATCAATAG
- a CDS encoding replication factor C large subunit, translated as MTTRNLPWIMKYRPRRIDDVVNQEQAKEKFIPWLRQWLSGRPPEKKAALLYGPAGVGKTSLVEAAAHEFGLELIEMNASDFRRREDINRIAKVAATQSSLFGRRRIILLDEVDGISGTADKGGLDAILDLIKVARHPIVMTANDPWDQKLRPLREAALMIPFNRLSERHVVQVLKKICSMEGLECEDAALKLIAQRCEGDLRSAINDLQAIAEGYGRVTVDIVRGVIASRDREYTPWEMLRHLFMSRYAWQAKRAVTHTDLDYNTMLQWVNENIAAQYSDPEDIWRAHEALARADIFLGRIIRTQSWDLLSYVFDLAGPGVALARKKSKFKWARYQFPQKIMMLARTKEVREIRDALAEVIAKRLHISRARAKSEVIPLLSVIFRERPDYAARLVIGYNLTDSMVKYLAGPMYSRVKEHVNMLLLRLEKPSPASAGARAAGGEAAEGKGPTATGSAQPAAATKTAKRSRSRTSSRSRRRRKGGGSQTTLPI; from the coding sequence TTGACGACAAGGAACCTCCCCTGGATCATGAAGTATAGGCCCCGTAGGATAGATGATGTGGTTAACCAGGAACAGGCGAAGGAGAAGTTCATACCATGGTTGCGCCAGTGGCTCTCTGGGCGGCCTCCGGAGAAGAAGGCGGCCCTCCTCTATGGGCCTGCTGGCGTGGGTAAGACAAGCCTCGTAGAGGCAGCCGCTCACGAGTTTGGGCTTGAGCTAATAGAGATGAACGCGTCTGACTTCAGGAGACGCGAGGATATAAACAGGATAGCTAAGGTGGCTGCGACGCAGAGCAGCCTCTTTGGCCGTAGGAGGATAATTCTACTCGACGAGGTGGACGGCATATCTGGTACGGCCGACAAAGGCGGGCTCGACGCTATCCTAGATCTCATAAAGGTTGCTCGTCACCCGATAGTTATGACTGCCAATGACCCCTGGGATCAGAAGCTCCGCCCTCTCCGCGAAGCAGCCCTCATGATACCCTTTAACAGGCTGTCCGAGCGCCATGTGGTGCAGGTGCTGAAGAAGATATGTAGTATGGAGGGGTTGGAATGCGAGGATGCTGCCCTCAAGCTCATAGCCCAGCGCTGTGAGGGCGATCTACGCTCGGCGATAAATGATCTCCAGGCAATAGCTGAGGGCTATGGCAGGGTCACGGTGGACATAGTCAGGGGTGTGATTGCTTCGAGGGATCGCGAGTACACGCCTTGGGAGATGCTGCGCCACCTGTTCATGTCAAGGTATGCCTGGCAGGCTAAGCGTGCAGTCACCCATACTGATCTAGACTATAATACTATGCTGCAGTGGGTGAACGAGAATATCGCTGCGCAGTATAGCGACCCCGAGGATATATGGAGAGCGCATGAGGCCCTGGCCCGGGCCGACATATTCCTCGGCAGGATAATCCGCACCCAGTCCTGGGACCTCCTCTCCTATGTCTTCGACCTGGCGGGCCCTGGAGTGGCGCTGGCTAGGAAGAAGAGCAAGTTCAAGTGGGCTAGGTACCAGTTTCCCCAGAAGATAATGATGCTCGCACGCACAAAGGAAGTACGTGAGATCAGGGATGCGCTGGCCGAGGTTATAGCTAAGCGTCTCCACATATCAAGGGCAAGGGCTAAGAGCGAGGTAATCCCGCTACTCTCTGTCATATTCAGGGAGCGGCCCGACTACGCAGCACGGCTTGTAATAGGCTACAACCTGACCGACAGCATGGTTAAGTATCTGGCGGGCCCCATGTATAGTAGGGTCAAGGAGCATGTTAACATGCTTCTGCTGAGGCTAGAGAAGCCCTCGCCTGCAAGCGCGGGTGCCCGGGCAGCGGGGGGAGAGGCTGCTGAGGGCAAGGGCCCTACTGCTACTGGCTCCGCCCAGCCCGCTGCAGCTACAAAGACGGCTAAGAGGTCTAGGTCTAGAACGAGCTCTAGAAGCAGGCGGCGTAGAAAGGGTGGCGGGTCCCAGACCACCCTCCCAATCTAG
- a CDS encoding replication factor C small subunit, producing the protein MSTSLSELLWAEKYRPRTLDEIVNQEEVVRRLKKFVEEKNMPHLLFVGPPGTGKTTAAHALAHDLYGENYMQYMLELNASDERGIDTIRTKVKEFARSRTPPNVPFKIVLLDEADNMTADAQQALRRLMEMYTASSRFILIANFPSKIIEPIQSRCALFRFTPLKKEDVVARLKWICGQEGCKYTEEGLETIYEISEGDMRRAINTLQAAAALGVVTPETVYKVVGLAHPREIREVIQLALSGDFMKAREKLRGLMINYGLSGTDVIKQIHREIFSQELKIPEEVRVMIADYTGEIQFRLVEGADDEIQLNAFLAWLTLLGQKLQGS; encoded by the coding sequence TTGAGCACGAGCCTCTCCGAGCTACTCTGGGCGGAGAAGTACCGGCCTAGAACGCTGGATGAGATAGTGAATCAGGAGGAGGTAGTTAGGAGGCTCAAGAAGTTTGTTGAGGAAAAGAACATGCCTCATCTCCTCTTCGTAGGGCCGCCGGGTACCGGTAAGACCACAGCGGCCCACGCGCTGGCCCATGACCTCTATGGAGAGAATTATATGCAGTATATGCTCGAGCTAAACGCCAGCGACGAGAGGGGTATAGACACGATAAGGACTAAGGTTAAGGAGTTTGCGCGTAGCAGAACGCCGCCTAACGTGCCCTTCAAAATAGTATTGCTCGACGAGGCCGACAACATGACCGCCGACGCTCAGCAGGCGCTCCGCCGCCTAATGGAGATGTATACTGCCTCCAGCCGCTTCATACTAATAGCAAACTTCCCCAGCAAGATAATAGAGCCCATACAGTCCCGCTGCGCCCTCTTCAGGTTCACGCCGCTCAAGAAGGAGGACGTGGTGGCCAGGTTAAAATGGATATGCGGGCAGGAGGGCTGCAAGTATACAGAGGAAGGCCTGGAGACCATATACGAGATCAGCGAGGGCGATATGAGGCGCGCCATAAACACCCTCCAGGCTGCGGCGGCCCTGGGTGTTGTAACCCCCGAGACGGTGTACAAGGTGGTGGGGCTAGCTCATCCCAGAGAGATAAGAGAGGTTATACAGCTAGCCCTAAGCGGAGACTTCATGAAGGCCCGCGAGAAGCTGAGGGGCCTAATGATAAACTACGGGCTGAGCGGCACGGATGTGATAAAGCAGATCCACCGCGAGATATTCAGCCAGGAGTTGAAAATACCCGAGGAGGTAAGGGTGATGATAGCAGACTACACGGGGGAGATACAGTTCAGGCTTGTAGAAGGAGCCGACGACGAGATACAGCTCAACGCGTTCCTGGCATGGCTGACCCTGCTGGGGCAGAAGCTGCAGGGCTCCTAG
- the mcm gene encoding minichromosome maintenance protein MCM, translating to MEPLSTNIEREEVIDVHERFYEFIRGFRDRSGSYKYRERLKQMITMGQKSLIVDYNDLYLFDNRLARLLIDRPDEVLRQASNVVKEIVESEAPEYAETVEHFYVRIRALPRTVPLRRLRSEYLGKLVMLEGILVRTTPVKEKVVKAKFMHCTREHGCHKFDWPPEGELIGDVLERPPACPVCGSSSGTFRLLPEESKLIDWQRIVLQERPEEVPPGQLPRSIEVVLQDELVDTARPGDRISVVGIVRVRPDSVAKKKAIYDLYIEANHIEVSQKILEEVVITREDEERIRALAKDPWIHKRIIASIAPAIYGHWEIKEAIALALFGGVPKVTEDGVRIRGDIHVLIVGDPGTAKSQLLQYAARIAPRGIYTTGKGATAAGLTAAVIRDKTTGEYYLEAGALVLADGGVAAIDEIDKMRDEDRVAIHEAMEQQTVSIAKAGIVAKLNARTTVIAAGNPKFGRYLANRALADNINLPITILSRFDLIFILRDQPNPEEDRKLARHVLEVHRETEKTKPEIDPTLLKKYISYARRYMRPRLTLEASKLIEDFYVEMRRMSSENPEGPIAITARQLEALIRLAEAHAKMALRSEVTREDAEAAIRLMKTFLESSGMDIESGRIDIDVIMTGKPRSKQEKLTRIMEIIEELEQESEDGCAKVKEVVKRAASEGIDSSLVEEAIRTFRRDGVIYEKSLGCYAVVR from the coding sequence ATGGAGCCCCTGTCAACTAACATTGAGCGGGAGGAAGTTATCGATGTACATGAAAGGTTCTACGAGTTCATAAGAGGCTTCAGGGATCGTAGCGGCTCCTATAAGTATAGGGAGCGTCTAAAGCAGATGATAACTATGGGCCAGAAGAGCTTGATAGTTGACTATAACGACCTCTACTTGTTCGACAATAGGCTGGCCAGGCTGCTGATAGACCGTCCCGACGAGGTACTCCGCCAGGCTAGTAACGTTGTGAAGGAGATTGTTGAAAGCGAGGCGCCGGAGTACGCGGAGACTGTGGAACACTTCTATGTACGCATACGTGCCCTGCCGAGGACTGTGCCGCTCCGCCGGCTCCGGAGCGAGTATCTGGGCAAACTGGTTATGCTTGAGGGCATCCTCGTTAGGACTACACCCGTTAAGGAGAAGGTGGTTAAGGCAAAGTTCATGCACTGTACAAGGGAGCATGGCTGCCATAAGTTTGACTGGCCCCCGGAGGGCGAGCTTATAGGAGACGTTCTCGAGAGGCCGCCCGCCTGCCCGGTCTGCGGCTCCTCCAGTGGCACCTTCCGCCTCCTCCCGGAGGAGTCCAAGCTGATAGACTGGCAGAGGATAGTGCTTCAGGAGAGGCCGGAGGAGGTGCCTCCGGGCCAGCTCCCGAGGAGTATAGAGGTGGTACTGCAGGATGAGCTCGTGGACACTGCTAGACCAGGTGACAGGATAAGTGTAGTAGGTATTGTAAGGGTTAGACCCGACTCGGTGGCCAAGAAGAAGGCCATCTACGACCTATACATAGAGGCTAACCACATAGAAGTATCGCAGAAGATCCTCGAGGAGGTAGTGATAACCAGAGAGGACGAGGAGAGAATAAGGGCTTTAGCCAAGGACCCCTGGATACACAAGAGGATTATAGCCAGCATAGCACCCGCCATATACGGCCACTGGGAGATAAAGGAGGCCATAGCACTGGCGCTCTTCGGCGGCGTCCCCAAGGTGACCGAGGACGGAGTGAGGATACGTGGCGATATACACGTGCTGATAGTAGGCGACCCGGGCACCGCAAAGAGCCAGCTCCTCCAATACGCTGCGAGGATAGCGCCTCGAGGAATCTATACAACCGGTAAGGGAGCGACTGCGGCAGGACTCACAGCCGCTGTAATAAGGGACAAGACCACCGGCGAATACTACCTCGAGGCGGGCGCGCTCGTCCTAGCTGACGGGGGCGTGGCAGCGATAGACGAGATAGACAAGATGCGCGATGAGGATCGCGTAGCCATACACGAGGCAATGGAGCAGCAGACCGTGAGCATAGCTAAGGCCGGCATAGTTGCTAAGCTGAACGCTAGAACAACAGTTATAGCCGCCGGCAACCCCAAGTTCGGCCGCTATCTAGCCAACAGGGCCCTCGCAGATAATATAAACCTGCCCATCACGATACTCTCACGATTTGACCTCATATTCATACTTAGAGACCAGCCTAATCCGGAGGAGGACCGGAAACTAGCTAGGCACGTGCTCGAAGTACACCGAGAAACCGAGAAAACTAAGCCTGAAATAGACCCTACGCTGCTGAAGAAGTACATAAGCTATGCCCGCCGCTACATGAGGCCAAGGCTAACCCTTGAGGCGAGCAAGCTGATAGAGGACTTCTACGTGGAAATGAGGCGGATGAGCAGTGAGAACCCTGAAGGCCCCATAGCTATAACGGCTAGGCAGCTTGAGGCCTTGATACGCCTCGCCGAGGCCCATGCTAAGATGGCTCTCCGTAGCGAGGTTACTAGGGAGGATGCGGAGGCTGCAATAAGGCTTATGAAAACATTCCTGGAGAGCAGTGGCATGGACATAGAGAGTGGGAGAATAGACATAGACGTTATAATGACCGGGAAGCCGCGGAGCAAGCAGGAGAAGCTGACCAGGATAATGGAGATAATAGAGGAGCTTGAGCAGGAGAGCGAGGACGGGTGTGCGAAGGTTAAGGAAGTGGTCAAGAGGGCTGCCAGCGAGGGCATAGACTCAAGCCTCGTCGAAGAGGCTATCCGCACGTTCCGCAGGGATGGAGTCATATACGAAAAGAGTCTCGGCTGCTACGCCGTGGTAAGGTAG
- the moaC gene encoding cyclic pyranopterin monophosphate synthase MoaC, with translation MEQIVSSPAQSPRMIDISQKSVVYREAVAYGRIKLRRSTIEAIRKGLVEKGDPLLVASIAGIQAAKMTPQLLPMCHPIELTNVDVKCFIEDEDHVACRARVKAIARTGVEMEALTAVSVALLNVWDMVKKLEKDERGLYPETAIEKIIVEEKVKKEG, from the coding sequence ATGGAGCAGATCGTATCCAGCCCGGCCCAGAGCCCTAGGATGATTGACATATCACAGAAGTCTGTCGTGTACCGGGAAGCAGTCGCTTATGGCAGGATAAAGCTGAGAAGGTCCACCATAGAGGCTATAAGGAAGGGGCTCGTGGAGAAAGGCGACCCTCTCCTAGTAGCGTCTATAGCGGGTATTCAGGCTGCTAAGATGACGCCCCAGCTTCTGCCCATGTGCCATCCCATAGAGCTTACAAATGTCGATGTAAAATGCTTCATAGAGGATGAGGATCACGTAGCATGCAGGGCCAGGGTTAAGGCTATAGCGAGGACCGGCGTGGAGATGGAGGCGCTTACTGCTGTTAGCGTAGCGCTCCTCAACGTATGGGATATGGTTAAGAAGCTTGAAAAGGATGAGAGAGGCTTGTACCCGGAGACGGCTATAGAAAAGATAATTGTCGAGGAGAAGGTGAAGAAGGAGGGCTAA